CGGCGCCGTGCAGGCGCTGCGCCAGGCCAACAAGAGTCTGTTGCCGGTGGGGGTGAAGACCGTGCAGGGCAGCTTCCGCCGTGGCGAGATGGTGGTTTGCGTCGGTCCGGATGGCCAGGAGATCGCCCGTGGCCTGGCCAACTACAGCGCCCTGGAGGCGCAGAAGATCATCGGCCAGCCGTCCGACGCCATCGAGAGCCTGCTGGGCTACAGCGCGGAGCCGGAACTGGTGCACCGCGACAACCTGGTCCTGGTCTGAAGGAGATCACCGTGCTGAAAAGGATGTTTGCCGTGGCGGCGCTGATGCTGCCGATGCTGGCCGGGGCCGAGGAGATCGGCCAGGTGTCCACCGTGTTCAAGTTCGTCGGGCCGAACGACCGTATCGTGGTCGAGGCATTCGATGACCCGAAGGTCGATGGCGTGACCTGCTACCTGTCGCGGGCCAAGACTGGCGGCATCAAGGGTGGGTTGGGGCTGGCCGAAGATCGAGCCGAAGCATCGATCGCCTGTCGCCAGGTGGGGCCGATCCACTTCAAGGGTGAGTTGAAAGATGGCGAGGAGGTGTTCAAGGAGCGCACCTCGCTGGTGTTCAAGACCATGCAGGTGGTGCGGTTCCTCGACAAGAAGCGCAATACGCTGGTGTACCTGGTGTATAGCGACCGCGTGATCGAAGGTAGCCCGCAGAATGCGGTGACGGCGATTCCGATTGTGCCGTGGGCTCAGCAATAACTTATAGATAGCGGGGAGGCCTTCGGCCTCCTTTCGCGGATAAATCCGCTCCTACAGAGGTGCGCATAACCCTGTAGGAGCGGATTCATCCGCGATGGGCCGCAAAGCGGCCCCAATACACCTGATCAGGCCAGTTCCTCGGCCTCATCCTCGCGCACGATGGCCTTCACTTCGTCGCGACGGCTGATGTACTTCCAGTCTGCCTCGTCGATGTAGATGCCGTTCGGCCCGCTGCCACCTTCCAGGTCGATCGCCACCCGCGCCGACACTTGCGGCTTCACGCTCGCCAGAATCGGTACGAAGCCCAGCTGCTGGCTGGTCTCCAGCAGCGCCGCCTGGTTGCGTTCGTCGATGTCCGCCGCCTCGTCGAGGTAGTACGGCAGGCGAATGCGCCCGGCCAGGTCGCGGTCCATCAGGTGCAGCAACAGGTACATGTTGGTCAGCGCCTTGATGGTCATGGTGGTGCCGTTGGAGGCGGCGCCGTCGATGTCGGCGTGGATCACCGGCTGGCTGTTGATCTTGGTGATCTCGAAGGCCAGTTCGAACAGGTCCTTCAGGCCCAGCTGGTTGTGGTTGGCCGCCACCAGCCGCGCCAGGTACTCCTTGGCCTCTTCGTTCTTGTGATCCTGCTCGGCGCTTTGCGTCAGGTCGAACACCGACAGCGTTTCGCCTTCCTCGTACTGGCCGGCGCTATGGATGATCTGGTCGATGTGCTTGAGCGCTTCCTTGTTTGGTGCCAGCACCACGCGGAAGCTCTCCAGGTTCGATACCTGGCGCTTGTTGATCTCGCGGTTGAACAGCGCCAGCTGGTGCTCGAGGCTGTCGTAGTCGCTGCGGATGTTGCGCAGGGTCCGGGCGATGTCGGTGACCGCGGCGCGGCGGGCCTTGGCCAGGGTCAGCGCTTCCTCGGTGCGGTGCGAGTAGGCGTTGATCAGCAGCTGCAGGCGGCGCTCCATGTCGTCTTCGCTGTCGAACTTGGCCACGCCCTTCAGGCGCACCTGGGCGTACAGCGCCTCGATCTGGTTGTCCACGCGTTGCAGCGCCTGCCAGCTGTCCTGGTAGTCGTTGAGCAGCGGCAGCAGGTTGTCCATGGAGTCGTCGATCGCCTCCATGAATGGCGTGCCGAACGGCAGGTCGGCCGGCAGCAACTGGCGACGGCGCAGGGCGTCCTCGAGGGTGCGTTGCTTGGCTTCGAGGTCGGCGATCTGCCGGCCCACCAGCTGCAGCTTGGCCGACAGTTGCTGGACGCGTTCGGTGAAGGCGTCGCTGGAGCGCTTGAGCTCGTCCTGGGCGGCTTCCAACTGGCCCAGTTGCTCCATCTTCTCCGGCTCTTCGGCAGCCAGGGTCTCGGTGCGGCGGAAGTCTTCCAGGGCCTTCTGCGCATCCAGCACCTGCTGGTACAGGGCCTCGGTCTGCGCCTTGCTGGCTGCGCGGTCGAGGGCCACGGCCTGCTGGGTCTTGAGCTGCTTGAGCTCTTTTTCCAGGCGCTCCTTCTGGTCGCGCAGGGCGGCGCGGTCGGCCAGGGCCTGCAGCGCGGGCGGGTCGATGTGCGAGATGTCGATGGACAGGCCCGGCACTTCGAAGCGTTCGCCCTTGAAACGGTCGAGCACGTTTTCGAGGGTCTTCACCCACACGTCGCTTTCGTCCAGCTCGATGCCGCGCTCACCCAGCGGCAGGCTGAACAGCGCGCCGTTGAACAGGCGCATCAGGCGGTCGACGTCCTGCTGCGAGAACTCCTCGCGCAGGCGGGCGTAGCTGTTGTTGTCGGCGTGGTCGAGCTGCTGCTTGACCGCCTTGACGCGTTTTTCCAGGTCGCGCACGCGCTCGTCGAGGTCCTCGGCGGAGAACTGCCGCGACTGGGCCAGGGCGCCGGCCAGTTCGTCGTGGGCGTCCTTGGCGGCCAGCAGTTGCTGCTCCAGCACCTTGACGTCGGTGACCAGGGCGAAGCGGTGCTTGAGCACCGACAGCTCACCCAGCCAGCGCTGGATGCCGGTGATCTCGCGCTCCAGGCGCATCAGCTCCTGGGTGCCGCCGCGCTGGTCGTTCTGCAGGCGGTCCTGCTCGCCACGGTAGTGCTCGGCCTGGATGGTCAGCTCTTCCTTGCGCGCCATGGCGTATTCCTGCCAGGTGCCCAGCAGGTTGTCGAGCAAGGGCGAGATGCGGTGCAGCTTGCCGCGCAGGATGTCGCGCTGGGCCACGCCGCCGGCCAGGGCTTCGACCAGGGGGCCGGCGGCCACCAGGGCGTTGTAGTCGCCTTCCATGCGACGCACGTCGCGGAAGGCCTCTTCACAGGCGGCGATGTAGTCGACGCTGCCCGAGCGCAGGCTGTGCTCGAAGGCGTCGAGGAACAGCTGCTTGAGCTTGGCGGCGGTGATTTCGCGCATGTGCAGTAGGTTGATGAACAGGGCGCGGAAGGTCTTCAGGCTTTGCTCGCTGGTCGAGCGCAGCGGGATCAGGGTGAGGTCCAGCGGCACCGAGGTGTGGCCGCCGACCAGCAGCCGGCGCAGTTCGTCCGGCTTGAGCTCGTAGGCCTTCAGGCCGTTGCGCT
This genomic stretch from Pseudomonas entomophila harbors:
- a CDS encoding CreA family protein is translated as MFAVAALMLPMLAGAEEIGQVSTVFKFVGPNDRIVVEAFDDPKVDGVTCYLSRAKTGGIKGGLGLAEDRAEASIACRQVGPIHFKGELKDGEEVFKERTSLVFKTMQVVRFLDKKRNTLVYLVYSDRVIEGSPQNAVTAIPIVPWAQQ
- the mksF gene encoding Mks condensin complex protein MksF, whose protein sequence is MSQERYGIRRFALLNTAGYSLGLFPLEHPLSVYGANNLGKSASINALQFPILARMSDMSFGKYSLEQSRRFYFATDTSYILCELNLPHGPHVIGVVGRGPGGGFGHQFFAYQGELDLAHYQKDDTCLRQKELFTNLERNGLKAYELKPDELRRLLVGGHTSVPLDLTLIPLRSTSEQSLKTFRALFINLLHMREITAAKLKQLFLDAFEHSLRSGSVDYIAACEEAFRDVRRMEGDYNALVAAGPLVEALAGGVAQRDILRGKLHRISPLLDNLLGTWQEYAMARKEELTIQAEHYRGEQDRLQNDQRGGTQELMRLEREITGIQRWLGELSVLKHRFALVTDVKVLEQQLLAAKDAHDELAGALAQSRQFSAEDLDERVRDLEKRVKAVKQQLDHADNNSYARLREEFSQQDVDRLMRLFNGALFSLPLGERGIELDESDVWVKTLENVLDRFKGERFEVPGLSIDISHIDPPALQALADRAALRDQKERLEKELKQLKTQQAVALDRAASKAQTEALYQQVLDAQKALEDFRRTETLAAEEPEKMEQLGQLEAAQDELKRSSDAFTERVQQLSAKLQLVGRQIADLEAKQRTLEDALRRRQLLPADLPFGTPFMEAIDDSMDNLLPLLNDYQDSWQALQRVDNQIEALYAQVRLKGVAKFDSEDDMERRLQLLINAYSHRTEEALTLAKARRAAVTDIARTLRNIRSDYDSLEHQLALFNREINKRQVSNLESFRVVLAPNKEALKHIDQIIHSAGQYEEGETLSVFDLTQSAEQDHKNEEAKEYLARLVAANHNQLGLKDLFELAFEITKINSQPVIHADIDGAASNGTTMTIKALTNMYLLLHLMDRDLAGRIRLPYYLDEAADIDERNQAALLETSQQLGFVPILASVKPQVSARVAIDLEGGSGPNGIYIDEADWKYISRRDEVKAIVREDEAEELA